In Pelosinus sp. UFO1, one genomic interval encodes:
- the nifS gene encoding cysteine desulfurase NifS: MERIYFDHSATTPVDKEVAKVTLEYMTEKFGNPSSVHFFGRETRKAVEEARSSVAALLGANANEIFFTSGGTESDNLALKGIAFANRKKGNHIITTTIEHHAVLHACEYLEKQGFEITYLPVDENAMVRVEDVKNAITDKTILISVMFANNEVGTIQPIKEIGQLAKENKIYFHTDAVQAVGNYPIDVNEYNIDLLSLSGHKLYGPKGIGAIYIRKGVKIESLQQGGSQERKLRAGTENVSGIVGLGKATELARLEMDSRIAHVKTLRDKLIAGIQEKITDIKLNGHKDLRLPGNVNFSFLYIEGESLLLNLDLKGIAASSGSACTSGSLDPSHVLLAMGLTHETAHGSLRLSLGRGNTEADVSYCLEVLPQIVERLRSMSPLSANSKLAANNPCNQCDHH; this comes from the coding sequence ATGGAAAGAATTTATTTTGATCATTCGGCTACTACGCCTGTTGATAAGGAAGTAGCTAAGGTAACCCTGGAATATATGACAGAAAAGTTTGGCAATCCTTCTAGCGTTCATTTTTTTGGGCGTGAAACTCGCAAAGCTGTAGAGGAAGCTAGGTCAAGTGTAGCGGCTTTACTTGGAGCCAATGCCAATGAAATATTTTTTACCAGTGGTGGTACTGAATCTGATAATCTTGCATTAAAAGGTATTGCTTTTGCAAATCGTAAAAAAGGAAATCATATTATAACAACTACGATAGAACATCATGCAGTATTACATGCTTGTGAATATTTAGAGAAACAAGGTTTTGAAATTACTTATTTACCAGTTGATGAAAATGCTATGGTTCGCGTAGAGGATGTAAAAAATGCAATTACAGATAAAACAATCTTAATTAGTGTGATGTTTGCTAATAATGAAGTTGGTACTATTCAGCCAATTAAGGAAATTGGACAATTAGCAAAAGAGAATAAGATATATTTTCACACAGATGCAGTACAGGCCGTGGGCAATTATCCTATTGATGTAAATGAATATAATATTGATTTGCTTAGTCTTTCTGGGCATAAGTTATATGGACCTAAGGGTATCGGGGCGATTTACATACGCAAAGGGGTAAAGATTGAATCCTTACAGCAAGGTGGTTCTCAAGAACGCAAACTAAGAGCTGGTACTGAAAATGTTTCCGGCATTGTTGGTTTAGGGAAAGCCACAGAACTAGCTAGACTTGAAATGGATTCTAGAATTGCGCATGTGAAAACACTTCGTGATAAGTTGATTGCAGGAATACAAGAGAAAATTACAGATATTAAATTAAATGGTCATAAAGATTTACGATTACCTGGGAATGTTAATTTTAGCTTTCTTTATATTGAAGGTGAATCACTTCTTTTAAATCTTGACTTAAAAGGTATTGCAGCTTCTAGTGGTTCAGCTTGTACATCAGGATCTCTTGATCCTTCACATGTTTTGTTGGCTATGGGACTTACACACGAAACAGCTCATGGTTCCCTTAGGCTTTCCTTAGGGCGTGGCAATACAGAAGCCGATGTTTCCTATTGTTTAGAAGTATTACCACAAATTGTCGAAAGATTGAGGAGTATGTCACCATTAAGTGCTAATTCAAAGTTGGCGGCTAATAATCCTTGCAACCAATGTGATCATCATTAA
- the nifU gene encoding Fe-S cluster assembly scaffold protein NifU yields MYTDKVMDHFTNPRNVGEIENPSGVGEVGNAKCGDIMRIYLDVKDGIIKDVKFKTFGCGAAIATSSMVTELVMGKTLDEALKISNDAVAEALDGLPPAKMHCSNLAADALHEAIKDYISKKGK; encoded by the coding sequence ATGTATACTGATAAAGTAATGGACCATTTTACCAATCCTCGTAATGTGGGTGAAATAGAAAATCCTAGTGGTGTTGGAGAAGTTGGTAACGCTAAATGTGGCGATATTATGAGAATTTATTTAGATGTAAAAGATGGAATTATCAAAGATGTTAAATTTAAAACTTTTGGCTGTGGTGCTGCGATTGCAACTAGTAGTATGGTTACTGAATTGGTAATGGGAAAAACCCTTGACGAAGCCTTAAAAATTTCAAATGATGCTGTTGCTGAAGCGTTAGACGGTCTTCCACCAGCTAAAATGCATTGTTCCAATTTAGCTGCTGATGCATTACATGAAGCTATTAAGGACTATATCAGCAAAAAAGGAAAGTGA
- the mnmA gene encoding tRNA 2-thiouridine(34) synthase MnmA: MGTKPRVLVAMSGGVDSSLTAALLVQQGYDVIGATMQIWDKDVPENDAENRGCCSLSAVDDARRVAEKIGIPYYVLNFRDMFEETVIDYFIAEYGAGKTPNPCIACNRFVKFEGLLKKALALGAEYVATGHYARIGYDDKLNRHTLSKGIDSTKDQSYALYHLNQNTLKHFLMPLGDYTKVRTRELAAEFGLLVANKPESQEICFIPDDDYKGFLAEKTPEALKPGDVVDLQGQVIGKHQGLPLYTIGQRKGLGIAAGTPLYVVKLDYDKNQVIVGSNEDVFASELIAEDLNFITIDKLEHPITVSAKIRYGSREGTATVTPLADGGVHVKFDQPQRAITPGQSVVFYDGDMVIGGGIIRKSM; the protein is encoded by the coding sequence ATGGGTACTAAGCCAAGAGTTCTTGTAGCCATGAGCGGAGGGGTGGACAGTTCTTTAACTGCCGCCCTTTTGGTTCAACAAGGATATGATGTAATTGGAGCAACTATGCAAATCTGGGATAAAGATGTGCCGGAGAATGATGCTGAAAATCGGGGATGTTGCTCTTTAAGTGCAGTAGATGACGCTCGTAGGGTAGCTGAAAAAATTGGTATACCTTATTATGTACTGAATTTTCGCGATATGTTTGAGGAAACGGTTATTGATTATTTTATTGCAGAATATGGTGCAGGAAAAACACCGAATCCTTGCATCGCTTGCAATCGATTTGTTAAGTTCGAAGGTTTGTTGAAGAAAGCACTGGCTTTAGGAGCCGAATATGTTGCAACAGGCCACTATGCTCGTATTGGTTATGATGATAAATTAAACAGACATACGTTGAGTAAGGGAATAGATTCTACCAAAGATCAATCCTATGCTTTATATCATTTGAATCAAAATACATTGAAGCATTTCTTGATGCCCTTAGGTGATTATACTAAAGTTAGGACAAGAGAACTAGCGGCTGAATTCGGTTTATTAGTTGCGAATAAACCTGAAAGTCAAGAAATTTGTTTTATTCCGGATGATGATTATAAAGGATTTTTAGCGGAGAAAACTCCTGAGGCACTGAAACCAGGTGATGTGGTGGACTTACAGGGACAAGTCATAGGAAAACACCAAGGACTCCCTTTGTACACTATTGGACAACGTAAGGGATTAGGAATTGCTGCAGGAACACCCCTATATGTGGTAAAATTAGATTATGATAAGAATCAAGTAATAGTTGGATCGAATGAGGATGTTTTTGCTTCGGAACTTATAGCAGAAGATCTGAATTTTATTACTATTGATAAGTTAGAACATCCTATTACTGTTTCTGCTAAAATTCGTTATGGCTCACGTGAAGGTACTGCTACTGTAACTCCTCTTGCTGATGGTGGTGTTCATGTAAAATTTGATCAACCCCAAAGGGCGATTACACCAGGGCAGTCAGTTGTATTTTACGATGGAGATATGGTTATTGGTGGCGGTATAATTAGAAAATCTATGTAG
- a CDS encoding PRC-barrel domain-containing protein has protein sequence MQRMRDIVGLPVIETETGKQISQIEDIVLNIDEAKIYGIITNSAKDLSSEQGISFMNILSLGRDAVMVRNHSVIQEATAFFEMTAIYYIKELFEKEIVTEEGLRLGILVDVFFDTSTGEMKSYQISDSIISDLLYGRKKMPIPKIQVIGKDKVIVPGTMKTLLYTEI, from the coding sequence ATGCAAAGAATGCGAGACATAGTTGGACTGCCTGTAATAGAAACTGAAACAGGTAAGCAAATAAGCCAAATAGAAGATATTGTTTTAAATATTGATGAGGCGAAAATCTATGGAATCATTACTAATAGTGCAAAGGATTTGTCATCTGAACAAGGTATCTCTTTTATGAACATATTAAGTTTAGGCCGTGATGCTGTTATGGTACGGAACCATTCAGTCATACAAGAAGCCACTGCTTTTTTTGAAATGACAGCTATTTACTATATAAAAGAATTATTTGAGAAAGAAATCGTAACGGAAGAAGGGTTACGCTTAGGTATATTAGTTGATGTTTTTTTTGATACTAGTACTGGTGAAATGAAATCATATCAAATATCTGATAGTATCATATCAGATTTACTATATGGTCGAAAAAAAATGCCGATACCCAAAATTCAAGTTATAGGCAAAGACAAGGTAATAGTTCCTGGAACAATGAAAACTCTTCTATATACTGAAATATAA
- a CDS encoding AI-2E family transporter, translating to MIIFSLITVCFYFFWMVRNALYPFLIGLFLAYLLNPAVCYLENKKMGRVWAIIAVYILLFGIVIIGGSKLLAILIRDLQSFAQDLPSMIENINILLVKVQLQYQNSALPYYLRLAIDDALLLLEGDVQEFIGEIVNGIINLITHSLGLAISPILAFYLLHDWHEIKSKLLLLLPSQWRGELISFWRDVDKVLGGIIRGQLIVACIIGIFVTIGLFLLQVKFALIIGILAALFDIIPYFGPIIGASPAVMLAILESPLLTLKVILLFFIIQQIEGNIIHPKIIGENIGLHPLTVIFFVFVGGEMGGIIGMLLGVPFVAVGKVLLHHIIKVLL from the coding sequence ATGATTATTTTTTCCCTTATAACAGTTTGTTTTTATTTTTTTTGGATGGTACGAAATGCATTATATCCTTTTCTCATTGGCCTATTTCTAGCATATTTATTAAATCCAGCAGTATGTTATTTGGAAAACAAAAAAATGGGAAGGGTATGGGCGATTATTGCCGTATACATACTATTATTTGGTATTGTTATTATTGGTGGAAGTAAGTTGCTTGCTATATTGATTAGAGATTTACAATCCTTTGCCCAGGATTTACCGTCTATGATAGAAAATATTAATATACTGTTGGTTAAAGTGCAATTACAGTATCAAAACTCTGCATTGCCATATTATTTAAGGTTAGCGATAGATGATGCCTTATTATTATTAGAAGGTGATGTGCAGGAATTTATTGGAGAAATCGTAAATGGTATAATTAATCTTATAACACATTCTTTGGGTTTAGCAATAAGCCCAATATTAGCCTTTTATCTTCTTCATGACTGGCATGAAATTAAAAGTAAATTATTATTGTTATTGCCAAGCCAATGGAGAGGGGAGTTGATTTCATTTTGGCGTGATGTTGATAAAGTGCTAGGGGGGATTATTCGAGGACAATTAATCGTAGCATGCATTATTGGTATCTTTGTAACAATCGGTTTATTTTTACTTCAAGTAAAGTTTGCCCTAATTATTGGGATATTGGCAGCATTGTTTGATATAATTCCTTATTTTGGTCCTATAATCGGAGCTTCGCCGGCGGTGATGTTAGCTATATTGGAGTCACCTTTGTTAACCTTAAAAGTAATTCTATTATTTTTTATCATACAACAAATTGAAGGAAATATTATTCATCCTAAAATTATAGGTGAAAATATAGGACTTCATCCCTTGACTGTGATTTTTTTTGTTTTTGTTGGAGGCGAGATGGGTGGAATTATTGGAATGCTGCTTGGTGTGCCATTCGTGGCAGTTGGTAAAGTATTGTTACATCATATAATAAAGGTATTGTTATAA
- the alaS gene encoding alanine--tRNA ligase, which produces MNYITGNELRKKFLAFFKSKDHLILQSYPLVPENDPTLLLVGAGMAPFKPFFTGKMNPPHPRISTSQKCVRTGDIENVGRTARHHTFFEMLGNFSFGDYFKKEAIAWAWEFITEQLQMPKDRLWITIHTEDDEAFAIWNNDIHIPADRIIRMEDNFWEIGPGPCGPCSELYFDLGEERGCGKPDCAVGCDCDRFLEIWNLVFTQYDRDEAGNYTPLAKKNIDTGAGLERIASVLQNKKSNFETDLLFPLIEHAAKVANVEYGADNKIDVSLKVIADHIRSMTVMIGDGILPSNEGRGYVLRRILRRAVRHARLLGIEKMFLVPMVDVVIAIFAEAYPDLAEKQSYIKKVIQLEEERFQTTLVQGMELLNGHVQSLKKSGITMLDGATAFKLYDTFGFPWELTLEILEEHDMQLDKQNFDAAMKEQRERARAARQDHAEKVIIPDLSKLATELLTVDEQADSAQVVLAWKDGMLVDEVHDGEDVAVILDVTGFHAEGGGQVGDTGFLESSMGKIQITATKKLANGTTYHIGNVTEGLLKIGDTVNLKVDMIRRREIARNHTATHLLHAALKQVLGTHVNQSGSFVSPERLRFDFSHFSQVTPEQLVEIEQFVHQAILENISVSIVETNQSAAKEMGAVALFGEKYGESVRVVLVGDVSKELCGGSHVVSTAEIGLFKIVGEAGIGSGIRRIEAVTGKGAIEYVNAREQLLVTAATVLKSRPEEIVLKVDSVVARVKELEHELTELTSKLAHGEVDALLASSQEINGIQVVVGKVSINDPDGLRTVADMVRNRLTCGIVTLGSINGDKVNFVAMVTKEAIAKGIHAGNIVKEVSKITGGGGGGRPDMAQAGGKNPEKLADALQFAIEVIKKQIK; this is translated from the coding sequence TTGAATTATATAACGGGAAATGAACTTCGTAAGAAATTTTTAGCTTTTTTTAAAAGTAAAGATCATTTAATATTACAAAGTTATCCATTAGTTCCTGAGAATGATCCTACATTATTATTAGTTGGTGCAGGTATGGCACCATTTAAACCATTTTTTACAGGAAAGATGAATCCGCCACATCCGAGAATTAGTACTAGCCAAAAGTGCGTACGTACAGGTGATATTGAGAATGTTGGTCGTACGGCTCGTCATCATACTTTTTTTGAGATGCTAGGAAACTTTTCTTTTGGTGATTATTTCAAAAAAGAAGCAATTGCTTGGGCTTGGGAGTTTATTACTGAGCAATTACAAATGCCTAAGGATAGATTATGGATAACAATTCATACAGAAGATGATGAAGCATTTGCTATTTGGAATAATGATATTCATATACCCGCTGATCGAATTATTAGAATGGAAGATAATTTTTGGGAAATTGGTCCAGGACCATGCGGGCCATGTTCAGAACTATATTTTGATTTAGGTGAAGAACGGGGCTGTGGAAAACCAGACTGTGCAGTCGGTTGTGATTGTGATCGATTTTTAGAAATTTGGAATTTGGTATTTACCCAGTATGATCGAGATGAAGCTGGAAATTATACCCCATTGGCTAAAAAGAACATTGATACAGGAGCAGGGCTAGAGCGTATTGCATCTGTATTGCAAAATAAAAAGTCTAATTTTGAAACAGATTTATTATTTCCGCTTATTGAGCATGCAGCAAAAGTAGCGAATGTGGAATATGGTGCTGACAACAAAATAGATGTTTCCCTTAAAGTTATTGCGGATCATATTCGGAGTATGACGGTTATGATTGGCGATGGCATATTACCTTCGAATGAAGGTCGAGGCTATGTATTACGTCGGATTTTACGTAGAGCGGTTAGACATGCCCGCTTGCTAGGTATTGAAAAAATGTTTTTGGTTCCAATGGTTGATGTTGTAATTGCTATTTTTGCTGAAGCATACCCTGATTTAGCAGAAAAACAATCTTACATAAAAAAAGTAATCCAATTAGAAGAAGAACGTTTTCAAACAACATTAGTACAGGGTATGGAGTTATTGAACGGCCACGTTCAAAGTCTAAAAAAATCTGGAATTACAATGCTAGATGGTGCAACTGCCTTTAAGTTATACGATACTTTTGGCTTTCCTTGGGAACTTACCTTAGAAATACTGGAAGAACATGACATGCAGCTAGATAAACAGAATTTTGATGCTGCGATGAAAGAACAACGAGAACGTGCACGGGCAGCCCGCCAGGATCACGCTGAAAAAGTAATTATACCTGATTTGTCTAAGCTAGCAACGGAGTTACTTACTGTTGATGAACAGGCAGATAGCGCACAGGTGGTCTTAGCTTGGAAAGATGGTATGCTTGTTGATGAAGTTCACGATGGTGAGGATGTAGCCGTTATATTGGATGTGACGGGTTTCCATGCCGAAGGTGGCGGTCAAGTTGGAGATACTGGATTTTTAGAAAGTTCCATGGGGAAAATACAAATTACTGCTACTAAGAAGTTGGCAAATGGTACAACTTATCATATTGGTAATGTTACAGAAGGTTTATTGAAAATTGGCGATACTGTAAATCTTAAAGTTGATATGATAAGGCGGCGGGAAATTGCACGCAATCATACAGCGACCCATTTGCTTCATGCTGCTTTAAAGCAAGTCTTAGGAACACACGTAAATCAGTCAGGCTCATTTGTAAGTCCTGAAAGATTACGTTTTGACTTCTCTCATTTTTCTCAAGTGACTCCAGAGCAATTAGTGGAGATTGAACAGTTTGTACATCAAGCTATTTTAGAGAACATTTCTGTTTCTATTGTTGAGACGAATCAGAGTGCAGCGAAAGAAATGGGAGCTGTAGCTTTATTTGGCGAAAAATATGGTGAGTCTGTTCGAGTTGTTTTAGTGGGCGATGTAAGTAAAGAACTTTGTGGTGGCAGCCATGTAGTCAGTACTGCAGAAATAGGATTATTCAAAATCGTTGGTGAAGCTGGTATTGGTTCTGGTATTCGAAGAATTGAAGCTGTGACAGGAAAGGGTGCAATTGAATACGTTAATGCGCGAGAACAATTACTAGTTACTGCTGCAACGGTTTTGAAATCACGTCCTGAAGAAATTGTTCTTAAGGTAGATAGTGTTGTCGCTCGTGTTAAAGAATTGGAGCATGAATTAACTGAACTCACTAGTAAATTAGCCCATGGTGAAGTAGATGCGTTATTAGCTAGTTCTCAAGAGATTAATGGTATTCAAGTTGTCGTTGGTAAAGTTAGTATTAATGATCCTGATGGTTTGCGTACCGTGGCGGATATGGTGCGAAATCGTTTAACTTGCGGTATTGTTACTTTAGGTTCTATTAATGGAGATAAAGTCAATTTTGTTGCAATGGTAACAAAAGAAGCTATAGCAAAAGGTATACATGCCGGTAATATTGTAAAAGAAGTTTCTAAAATAACTGGCGGTGGTGGTGGTGGCCGTCCAGATATGGCCCAAGCGGGTGGCAAGAATCCAGAAAAACTTGCCGATGCTTTACAATTTGCCATAGAAGTTATTAAAAAGCAGATTAAATAG
- a CDS encoding IreB family regulatory phosphoprotein: MPNISEETMMFRVENEENNAAMVINAVYQSLKTKGYNPINQLVGYLLSGDPTYITSYNNARGLIRKLERDELLEELVRAYLKDK, from the coding sequence ATGCCTAATATATCGGAAGAAACAATGATGTTTCGTGTGGAGAATGAGGAAAATAATGCAGCGATGGTTATTAATGCTGTATATCAGTCGTTAAAGACCAAAGGATATAATCCAATAAATCAACTAGTAGGATACCTTTTATCCGGAGATCCTACATATATTACCAGCTATAACAATGCCCGTGGATTAATACGTAAATTAGAGCGGGATGAACTTCTAGAAGAGTTGGTAAGAGCATATCTCAAAGATAAATAA
- the ruvX gene encoding Holliday junction resolvase RuvX: protein MRILALDVGDKTIGVAASDLLLLTAQGIEVIRRTSLERDFIRLSEIVNEYEVETIVIGLPKNMNGTIGPRGESMQDFADKVAAQFPKIKVHLWDERLSTVGAQKALIAADVSRAKRKKVIDKMAAVFILQGYLDSLSC, encoded by the coding sequence ATGCGCATACTAGCTCTTGACGTTGGTGATAAAACAATTGGTGTTGCAGCAAGTGATTTGTTATTACTGACAGCCCAAGGCATTGAGGTCATTCGCCGTACTTCTTTAGAAAGAGATTTTATTAGGTTGAGTGAGATTGTTAATGAGTATGAAGTTGAGACAATTGTAATTGGATTACCTAAAAATATGAATGGAACAATCGGTCCTAGAGGCGAGTCAATGCAAGATTTTGCTGATAAAGTTGCAGCACAGTTTCCTAAAATAAAAGTGCATTTGTGGGATGAACGCTTATCCACAGTAGGGGCGCAAAAGGCATTAATTGCTGCAGATGTGAGTCGTGCCAAGAGGAAAAAAGTAATTGATAAAATGGCTGCGGTGTTTATTTTACAGGGTTATCTAGATAGTTTGTCCTGCTAA
- a CDS encoding DUF1292 domain-containing protein, with product MADFEKEDLEELDEELVVVMTDEEGNEYYYREEMIVPVGDKQYAILIPIEDGDDCECQDAGCGCSDDEVDVYIARIDTDENGEEIYVDPTDEEFEDVRKAYEELMVEEEDEAE from the coding sequence ATGGCTGATTTTGAGAAAGAAGACCTCGAAGAATTGGATGAAGAGCTTGTGGTTGTTATGACTGATGAAGAAGGTAATGAATATTATTATCGTGAAGAAATGATTGTTCCAGTGGGTGACAAGCAGTATGCCATATTAATTCCTATCGAAGATGGAGACGATTGCGAATGTCAGGATGCTGGATGCGGTTGTTCTGACGATGAAGTTGATGTATATATTGCGCGCATTGATACTGATGAAAATGGCGAGGAAATATATGTCGATCCTACCGATGAAGAATTTGAAGATGTTCGTAAGGCATATGAAGAACTAATGGTAGAAGAAGAGGATGAAGCCGAATAG